One window of the Anopheles cruzii chromosome 2, idAnoCruzAS_RS32_06, whole genome shotgun sequence genome contains the following:
- the LOC128277890 gene encoding activator of basal transcription 1-like has protein sequence MDSDAAATSDEADSGQEVEIATDGEQDEPSKEDKPGRFVRPLEKKKKPGIVHISLIPKHMNVTILREMLEPYGKIGRIYLEASNKGGKVRKTTARGKRAMLRYTAGWVEFERKRVAKAIVAQLNAKPISTSRKSVFCDVLWCMKYMPRFKWIHLSELKAYEKAVSRQKLRTEIAQARKESSYFQNNLDRSEAARKRASKVGKSGGNGAV, from the exons ATGGACAGTGATGCGGCGGCCACGAGTGATGAGGCGGACAGTGGACAGGAGGTAGAAATAGCCACCGATGGTGAGCAGGATGAACCTAGCAAAGAGGACAAACCTGGCCGGTTTGTAAGACcactggaaaagaaaaagaaacctgGCATCGTACACATCTCCCTTATTCCCAAGCACATGAACGTGACGATACTGCGCGAGATGCTCGAACCGTACGGCAAAATTGGCCGCATCTATCTGGAAGCGTCAAACAAAG GTGGCAAGGTACGCAAGACAACCGCAAGGGGCAAGCGAGCGATGCTACGATACACCGCCGGATGGGTCGAGTTCGAACGGAAACGGGTGGCAAAGGCGATCGTTGCGCAGCTCAATGCAAAACCCATTTCCACGAGCCGAAAGTCCGTTTTCTGCGATGTCCTGTGGTGCATGAAGTATATGCCACGCTTTAAGTGGATTCACCTGAGCGAGCTGAAAGCGTACGAAAAGGCCGTCAGCCGGCAGAAGCTGCGTACCGAAATTGCTCAGGCACGCAAGGAATCATCCTACTTCCAAAACAATCTGGATCGAAGCGAGGCGGCTCGGAAGCGGGCTTCGAAAGTAGGCAAATCAGGCGGCAACGGTGcggtttaa
- the LOC128266935 gene encoding cuticle protein 16.5-like translates to MFTKLICLAALAISCVSAKPGLVAPVAYAAGPAVVTAQSSQVVARNYNGIAPLAYAAPAVAYAAAPAVAKVAAPLAYAAAPHAHVAAPVAYAAPYAAPYAAPYAAPYAAPYATPYAAPFATPYAHAHYAAPYAAPFAAAYAAPYQQW, encoded by the exons ATGTTCACCAAACTG ATCTGCCTTGCCGCTCTGGCCATCTCGTGTGTTTCGGCCAAGCCAGGACTCGTGGCGCCCGTAGCGTACGCCGCCGGCCCAGCCGTCGTGACCGCGCAAAGCTCTCAGGTTGTTGCCCGTAACTACAATGGAATCGCCCCGCTAGCCTATGCTGCCCCCGCCGTGGCCTATGCTGCTGCCCCAGCCGTCGCCAAGGTTGCGGCCCCGCTAGCCTACGCTGCCGCCCCTCATGCTCATGTGGCCGCTCCGGTCGCTTACGCTGCTCCTTACGCTGCTCCTTACGCCGCTCCTTACGCTGCTCCTTACGCTGCTCCTTACGCTACTCCTTACGCTGCTCCGTTCGCCACTCCGTACGCCCATGCtcattatgctgcgccgtaTGCGGCGCCATTCGCGGCCGCCTATGCTGCGCCGTATCAGCAGTGGTAA
- the LOC128278230 gene encoding cyclin-dependent kinase 6 has product MAHSSNNYEELGLIGTGSYGTVYRARDLKNSGNIVALKKVRVALTEDGIPMTTLREIFMLKQLDTFGHPNVVKLLDVCQGQRLEREGALVLFLVFEHLDQDLAEYIKLLPPKGMPLMTVQRLAKEMLTGIDFLHSHRIVHRDLKPQNLLISSDGHLKLADFGLAKTYDFEMKLTTVVVTLWYRAPEVLLGEAYNSSVDIWSAACIMAEMFQRKALFPGTAEGNQLEKIFELTGRPSEAQWPRGISIVRENFRPTKAREPREFCPNLCDDANDLLKTMLAFNRYDRPSARQCLNHAYFTQEPMPM; this is encoded by the exons ATGGCCCACAGCAGCAATAACTACGAGGAGCTCGGGTTGATCGGAACGG GATCCTACGGGACCGTATACCGGGCACGGGATCTGAAAAACTCCGGCAACATCGTCGCCCTGAAGAAGGTGCGCGTCGCTCTGACCGAGGATGGCATTCCGATGACTACGTTGCGCGAAATTTTCATGCTCAAGCAGCTGGACACATTTGGGCACCCGAACGTTGTGAA GTTACTGGATGTGTGTCAAGGACAACGCCTGGAGCGAGAAGGAGCGCTGGTTTTGTTCCTGGTTTTCGAGCACCTGGACCAGGACTTGGCGGAGTACATCAAACTGTTGCCACCGAAGGGAATGCCATTAATGACCGTACAG CGCTTGGCAAAGGAAATGCTCACCGGAATCGACTTTCTGCACTCGCACCGCATCGTTCACCGTGACCTGAAGCCGCAGAATCTCCTCATCTCGTCCGACGGACACCTGAAGCTGGCAGATTTCGGACTGGCAAAGACGTACGACTTTGAGATGAAACtcacgacggtggtggtcacgCTGTGGTACCGCGCACCGGAGGTACTGCTCGGCGAAGCGTACAACAGTTCCGTGGACATCTGGAGCGCCGCCTGCATCATGGCGGAAATGTTCCAACGGAAGGCCCTCTTCCCCGGCACGGCCGAAGGTAACCAGCTGGAGAAGATATTTGA GTTAACCGGCCGCCCATCGGAAGCGCAATGGCCACGGGGAATTTCGATCGTACGAGAAAACTTTCGTCCCACGAAGGCGCGAGAACCGCGAGAATTCTGCCCGAACCTGTGCGATGACGCCAACGATCTCCTGAAAACCATGCTCGCTTTCAACCGGTacgaccgtccgtccgcccgacAGTGTCTGAACCATGCGTACTTCACGCAGGAACCGATGCCAATGTAG
- the LOC128277412 gene encoding 40S ribosomal protein S27 yields the protein MPLAKDFLHPLPAEEKRKHKLKRLVPHPNSYFMDVKCPGCYKITTVFSHAQSVVVCAGCSTILCQPTGGKARLTEGCSFRRKPY from the coding sequence ATGCCGCTCGCCAAGGACTTCCTGCACCCGTTGCCGGCCGAGGAGAAGAGGAAGCACAAGCTGAAGCGCCTCGTGCCACATCCGAACTCGTACTTCATGGACGTGAAGTGCCCCGGTTGCTACAAGATCACCACCGTTTTCAGCCATGCCCAGAGCGTGGTGGTCTGTGCCGGCTGTTCGACGATCCTGTGCCAGCCGACCGGAGGCAAGGCGCGCCTCACCGAGGGCTGCTCATTCCGCAGAAAGCCGTACTAG
- the LOC128268262 gene encoding cuticle protein 67-like, translating to MFSKITFIALLAVVATVCAKPGAVLPAAPLAYSATPFAAPFPAPLAAYSAPLAVAPAALPAVAYTAGYTNVGDSAFVTSHNSQVINPAYAAYTSAPVLSAYAAAPAALAASPFAFTAPFAAKYVL from the exons ATGTTCTCCAAAATC ACCTTTATTGCCCTGCTGGCtgttgtggccaccgtttgtgcTAAGCCTGGAGCCGTGTTGCCGGCCGCTCCGCTGGCTTACAGTGCCACACCCTTCGCTGCTCCATTCCCAGCACCATTGGCCGCTTACTcggcaccgttggccgttgctcctgctgctctTCCGGCCGTGGCTTATACGGCCGGATATACCAACGTTGGAGACTCTGCCTTCGTCACTTCGCACAACTCGCAGGTCATCAATCCGGCGTACGCCGCGTACACTTCCGCTCCGGTCTTGTCCGCGTATGCTGCCGCCCCGGCTGCGCTGGCCGCTTCACCCTTTGCCTTCACCGCACCCTTTGCCGCCAAATACGTCCTGTAA
- the LOC128268346 gene encoding uncharacterized protein LOC128268346 has product MFKIVCIFAILAVASVSAKADPKPGVLTYAAPAAYVAEGSAVYERTFHGNAAPLAYAAYAAPYPYAAPLAYSSPYFAAAPAQVLLK; this is encoded by the exons ATGTTCAAGATT GTTTGCATTTTCGCCATCCTGGCCGTTGCTTCCGTGTCGGCGAAGGCTGATCCTAAGCCAGGTGTGCTGACGTACGCCGCGCCAGCCGCCTATGTCGCCGAGGGTTCCGCCGTTTACGAACGGACCTTCCACGGTAATGCTGCCCCTCTTGCCTACGCCGCGTATGCCGCCCCGTACCCTTATGCCGCTCCATTGGCCTATTCATCCCCGTATTTTGCGGCCGCTCCGGCACAGGTGCTGTTGAAGTAG